One Nocardioides luti DNA window includes the following coding sequences:
- a CDS encoding DsbA family oxidoreductase: MRIEIWSDVVCPWCYIGKRRLETALAGFAHADEVEVVYRSFELDPSAPHHGHELTTPVLARKYGRSEAEMRQMQQQLVATAAEEGLAFRLLENVHTNTIDAHRILHLALETGGPALQRDLKEALLAAYFVNAEDIGDHDVLRRAATTAGLDEARVTEVLESDEFAGAVQADIAQARAYGATGVPFFVIDQAYGVSGAQPAEAFSQVLDQAWAASHPVLDMVASPAGGGETCGPDGCAI; this comes from the coding sequence ATGCGTATCGAGATCTGGTCCGACGTCGTCTGCCCGTGGTGCTACATCGGCAAGCGGCGCCTCGAGACCGCCCTGGCCGGCTTCGCCCACGCCGACGAGGTCGAGGTGGTCTACCGCTCCTTCGAGCTGGACCCCAGCGCCCCGCACCACGGTCACGAGCTGACCACGCCGGTGCTCGCGCGGAAGTACGGCCGCAGCGAGGCCGAGATGCGCCAGATGCAGCAGCAGCTGGTCGCCACCGCGGCCGAGGAGGGGCTGGCCTTCCGGCTCCTCGAGAACGTCCACACCAACACGATCGACGCGCACCGCATCCTGCACCTCGCGCTCGAGACCGGTGGCCCCGCGCTGCAGCGCGACCTCAAGGAGGCCCTGCTGGCGGCGTACTTCGTGAACGCCGAGGACATCGGCGACCACGACGTGCTCCGCCGAGCGGCGACCACGGCCGGCCTCGACGAGGCCCGGGTCACCGAGGTGCTCGAGAGCGACGAGTTCGCCGGCGCCGTCCAGGCCGACATCGCGCAGGCGCGGGCGTACGGCGCCACGGGCGTGCCCTTCTTCGTCATCGACCAGGCGTACGGCGTCAGCGGGGCGCAGCCGGCCGAGGCGTTCAGCCAGGTGCTGGACCAGGCCTGGGCCGCCAGCCACCCGGTCCTCGACATGGTCGCCAGCCCGGCCGGTGGCGGCGAGACCTGCGGGCCAGACGGCTGCGCGATCTGA
- a CDS encoding acetolactate synthase large subunit has product MSEQITGAQSLIKSLEAAGAENIFGIPGGAILPAYDPLMDSSIRHILVRHEQGAGHAAQGYASATGKVGVCMATSGPGATNLVTPLADAHMDSVPLVAITGQVGAAMIGTDAFQEADIRGITMPITKHNFLVTDPLDIPRTVAEAFYIASTGRPGPVLVDVAKSALQSMTDYAWPTELQLPGYRPVTKPHAKQIREAAKLILEARRPVLYVGGGTIRAAASRELKVLAELTGMPVVTTLMARGAFPDSHPQHLGMPGMHGTVAAVAGLQRSDLIISLGARFDDRVTGNLDSFAPGAKVIHADIDPAEIGKNRVADVPIVGDCREVISDLVVALKAEADAGHTGDYQAWVEFLAGIKMRYPLGYDTPADGSLSPQYVIERLGAISGPDTIFTSGVGQHQMWAAHFISYEKPNTWLNSGGLGTMGYSVPAAMGAKVGMPDSTVWAIDGDGCFQMTNQELATCAINDIPIKVAIINNESLGMVRQWQTLFYNERYSNTDLHSKRIPDFVKLAEAYGCVGLACEDPADVDATINKAMEINDVPVVVDFRVHRDAMVWPMVAAGTSNDEIKYARDLAPEFDKDDL; this is encoded by the coding sequence ATGAGCGAGCAGATCACCGGCGCGCAGAGCCTGATCAAGTCGCTGGAGGCGGCCGGGGCCGAGAACATCTTCGGCATCCCGGGTGGCGCGATCCTCCCGGCGTACGACCCCCTCATGGACAGCTCGATCCGCCACATCCTCGTGCGGCACGAGCAGGGCGCGGGCCACGCGGCGCAGGGCTACGCGTCCGCGACCGGCAAGGTCGGCGTCTGCATGGCGACCTCGGGACCCGGCGCGACCAACCTCGTGACCCCGCTCGCCGACGCGCACATGGACTCGGTCCCGCTGGTCGCGATCACCGGCCAGGTGGGCGCCGCGATGATCGGGACGGACGCCTTCCAAGAGGCCGACATCCGCGGCATCACGATGCCGATCACCAAGCACAACTTCCTCGTCACCGACCCGCTCGACATCCCGCGGACGGTCGCCGAGGCGTTCTACATCGCCTCGACCGGTCGCCCCGGCCCCGTGCTCGTCGACGTCGCGAAGTCCGCGCTGCAGTCGATGACCGACTACGCGTGGCCGACCGAGCTCCAGCTGCCCGGCTACCGCCCCGTCACCAAGCCGCACGCCAAGCAGATCCGCGAGGCCGCGAAGCTGATCCTCGAGGCCCGCCGTCCCGTCCTGTACGTCGGGGGCGGCACGATCCGCGCCGCCGCCTCGCGTGAGCTCAAGGTGCTCGCGGAGCTCACCGGGATGCCCGTCGTGACCACGCTGATGGCCCGGGGCGCGTTCCCCGACAGCCACCCGCAGCACCTCGGCATGCCCGGCATGCACGGCACCGTCGCCGCGGTCGCGGGTCTGCAGCGCAGCGACCTGATCATCAGCCTCGGCGCCCGCTTCGACGACCGGGTGACCGGCAACCTCGACTCGTTCGCCCCCGGCGCCAAGGTCATCCACGCCGACATCGACCCGGCCGAGATCGGCAAGAACCGCGTCGCCGACGTCCCGATCGTGGGGGACTGCCGCGAGGTCATCAGCGACCTCGTCGTGGCCCTCAAGGCCGAGGCGGACGCCGGGCACACCGGCGACTACCAGGCCTGGGTGGAGTTCCTCGCCGGCATCAAGATGCGCTACCCGCTCGGCTACGACACGCCGGCCGACGGCAGCCTCAGCCCGCAGTACGTCATCGAGCGTCTCGGCGCGATCTCCGGCCCCGACACGATCTTCACCTCGGGCGTGGGGCAGCACCAGATGTGGGCCGCGCACTTCATCAGCTACGAGAAGCCGAACACCTGGCTGAACTCCGGCGGCCTCGGCACGATGGGCTACTCCGTGCCCGCCGCGATGGGGGCCAAGGTCGGCATGCCCGACTCGACCGTCTGGGCGATCGACGGCGACGGCTGCTTCCAGATGACCAACCAGGAGCTCGCCACCTGCGCGATCAACGACATCCCGATCAAGGTCGCGATCATCAACAACGAGTCGCTCGGCATGGTGCGCCAGTGGCAGACGCTCTTCTACAACGAGCGCTACTCCAACACCGACCTGCACTCGAAGCGGATCCCCGACTTCGTGAAGCTCGCCGAGGCCTACGGCTGCGTCGGGCTCGCCTGCGAGGACCCCGCCGACGTGGACGCCACCATCAACAAGGCGATGGAGATCAACGACGTGCCCGTCGTCGTCGACTTCCGCGTCCACCGCGACGCCATGGTCTGGCCGATGGTCGCCGCCGGCACCAGCAACGACGAGATCAAGTACGCCCGCGACCTGGCCCCCGAGTTCGACAAGGACGACCTGTGA
- the ilvC gene encoding ketol-acid reductoisomerase, whose translation MAEMFYDDDADLSLIQGKNVAVIGYGSQGHAHALSLRDSGVDVRIGLQPGSKSRAKAEAEGLRVLTPAEAVQEADVVVILAPDQHQRKLYAEEIAPHLAPGDTLVFGHGFNIRFGYITPPEGVDVFMVAPKGPGHLVRREYVDGRGVPVLVAVEADASGSAWDLALSYAKGIGGLRAGGIKTTFTEETETDLFGEQAVLCGGASQLVMYGFEVLTEAGYQPEVAYFECLHELKLIVDLMYEGGIAKQRWSVSDTAEFGDYVSGPRVIDERVKQNMQAVLEDITNGSFAERFITDMDNGSPEFTKFREQGAAHPIEKTGAELRKLMAWVKSHDSDYVEGSSAR comes from the coding sequence GTGGCTGAGATGTTCTACGACGACGACGCCGACCTGTCCCTGATCCAGGGCAAGAACGTGGCCGTCATCGGTTACGGCAGCCAGGGTCACGCCCACGCGCTGTCCCTGCGCGACTCCGGCGTCGACGTGCGCATCGGCCTGCAGCCGGGCTCGAAGAGCCGCGCCAAGGCCGAGGCCGAGGGCCTGCGCGTCCTCACGCCCGCCGAGGCCGTCCAGGAGGCCGACGTCGTCGTGATCCTGGCGCCCGACCAGCACCAGCGGAAGCTGTACGCCGAGGAGATCGCCCCGCACCTGGCGCCCGGCGACACCCTGGTCTTCGGCCACGGCTTTAACATCCGCTTCGGCTACATCACCCCGCCCGAGGGCGTCGACGTGTTCATGGTCGCCCCCAAGGGCCCCGGCCACCTGGTCCGTCGCGAGTACGTCGACGGCCGCGGCGTCCCGGTCCTCGTGGCCGTCGAGGCCGACGCCTCCGGCAGCGCCTGGGACCTCGCGCTGTCCTACGCCAAGGGCATCGGCGGCCTGCGCGCCGGCGGCATCAAGACCACCTTCACCGAGGAGACCGAGACCGACCTCTTCGGCGAGCAGGCGGTCCTCTGTGGCGGCGCCTCGCAGCTGGTCATGTACGGCTTCGAGGTACTGACCGAGGCGGGCTACCAGCCCGAGGTCGCCTACTTCGAGTGCCTCCACGAGCTCAAGCTCATCGTCGACCTGATGTACGAGGGCGGCATCGCCAAGCAGCGCTGGTCGGTCTCCGACACGGCCGAGTTCGGCGACTACGTCTCCGGCCCCCGCGTCATCGACGAGCGCGTGAAGCAGAACATGCAGGCCGTCCTCGAGGACATCACCAACGGCTCCTTCGCCGAGCGCTTCATCACCGACATGGACAACGGCTCGCCGGAGTTCACGAAGTTCCGCGAGCAGGGTGCGGCCCACCCGATCGAGAAGACCGGTGCCGAGCTCCGCAAGCTGATGGCCTGGGTCAAGAGCCACGACTCCGACTACGTCGAGGGCTCCTCCGCCCGCTGA
- a CDS encoding 4a-hydroxytetrahydrobiopterin dehydratase translates to MSDETMGHVAVEAEGLDDWRILFSALHARFLTGDFATGLRLVNAIGAEAEAMDHHPDLDLRYPHLNVKLTSHDVHGVTQRDVRLARRISELAAAEGVGADPSAASVLEIALDTADRAAIQPFWRAVLGLTDSPSYDEELVDLNGALPTVWFQATDPHDEPRQRFHLDLRVPPEVAEGRIAAAVAAGGVLVTDEHAPRFWVLADVEGNKACITTCQGRD, encoded by the coding sequence GTGAGCGACGAGACGATGGGGCACGTCGCCGTCGAGGCCGAGGGGCTCGACGACTGGCGGATCCTCTTCAGCGCCCTGCACGCCCGCTTCCTCACCGGCGACTTCGCCACCGGGCTGCGGCTCGTGAACGCGATCGGCGCCGAGGCCGAGGCGATGGACCACCACCCCGACCTCGACCTGCGCTACCCCCACCTCAACGTCAAGCTCACCAGCCACGACGTGCACGGCGTGACGCAGCGCGACGTCCGGCTGGCCCGGCGGATCAGCGAGCTCGCGGCCGCCGAGGGGGTCGGCGCCGACCCGTCGGCCGCCTCCGTGCTGGAGATCGCCCTCGACACCGCCGACCGTGCCGCGATCCAGCCCTTCTGGCGGGCCGTGCTCGGGCTCACCGACTCCCCGTCGTACGACGAGGAGCTGGTCGACCTGAACGGCGCACTGCCCACGGTCTGGTTCCAGGCCACCGACCCGCACGACGAGCCGCGGCAGCGCTTCCACCTCGACCTGCGGGTGCCGCCCGAAGTGGCGGAGGGCCGGATCGCGGCGGCGGTGGCGGCCGGCGGGGTGCTGGTCACCGACGAGCACGCGCCGCGCTTCTGGGTGCTGGCGGACGTCGAGGGCAACAAGGCCTGCATCACCACCTGCCAGGGCCGGGACTGA
- a CDS encoding VOC family protein, with the protein MDQRISFVTLAVRDLDASRAFYLDGLGWKAALDVPGEVLMIQAGEHLVLSLWVSHEFEAEVGPIRRGEGVAPITLSHNVRTEAEVDEILATARAAGAEPVGEAVQREWGGYTGYFGDPDGFRWEIATNPGPIGQVVLP; encoded by the coding sequence ATGGACCAACGGATCAGCTTCGTCACGCTCGCGGTGCGCGACCTCGACGCCAGCCGCGCCTTCTACCTCGACGGCCTCGGCTGGAAGGCCGCCCTCGACGTCCCCGGGGAGGTGCTGATGATCCAGGCGGGGGAGCACCTCGTGCTGTCGCTGTGGGTGTCCCACGAGTTCGAGGCCGAGGTCGGCCCGATCCGCCGTGGCGAGGGCGTCGCGCCGATCACCCTGTCCCACAACGTGCGCACCGAGGCGGAGGTGGACGAGATCCTCGCGACCGCCCGCGCCGCCGGCGCCGAGCCGGTCGGCGAGGCCGTCCAGCGCGAGTGGGGTGGCTACACCGGCTACTTCGGCGACCCGGACGGCTTCCGCTGGGAGATCGCGACGAACCCCGGCCCGATCGGGCAGGTGGTCCTGCCGTGA
- a CDS encoding APC family permease, whose protein sequence is MTVTEAPQPKQRNTKLVREVGIIGLTWASMGSIIGSGWLFGPQEALIAAGPAAIISWIVGGVAIVVLALVHAELGGMYPVSGGTARFPHYAFGGVAGASFGWFAWLNAATVAPIEVSAMLTYAGHYGFADGWINPDTAVLSFTGIVVAIILMAVLTAINFLGVKKLAATNSAATWWKIAIPLLTILVLALANFDTSNLTAANGFNPEGLKGIFAAVSTGGIIFSYLGFEQADQLAGESANPKRDVPFAIIGSVVFGTILYILLQLCFLFALPKSAIGDTWDQVGDGLYTTFTGPFAEIASLLSIGWLAAIIYADAIISPGGTGLIYTTGSSRLAYGLSRNGYVPSAFEWTNKRNVPWVGLLAAFVTGCICFLPFPSWQSLVGLITSASVLMYGGAPLSLGVFRRRLPDAERPYRLPAAEILSPLAFVIANLIILWTGWDTVWKLGVSILIGYAILVANRVFKLNEHKPTLDWKAASWLIPYLLGMGVIIYVSDFGPKGDDALIGFGWDMFVVAVWSLVIYYWAMAVGLSTEKIEEMIGEVEEPEEGMEPVAH, encoded by the coding sequence ATGACAGTCACAGAGGCTCCCCAGCCGAAGCAACGCAACACCAAGCTGGTCCGCGAGGTCGGCATCATCGGCCTCACCTGGGCCTCGATGGGCTCGATCATCGGGTCCGGATGGCTCTTCGGCCCGCAGGAGGCGCTCATCGCCGCCGGCCCGGCCGCGATCATCTCCTGGATCGTCGGTGGCGTCGCCATCGTGGTCCTGGCCCTCGTGCACGCTGAGCTCGGCGGGATGTATCCCGTCTCCGGCGGCACCGCCCGGTTCCCGCACTACGCCTTCGGGGGCGTCGCCGGGGCGTCGTTCGGCTGGTTCGCGTGGCTCAACGCCGCGACCGTCGCGCCGATCGAGGTCTCCGCGATGCTGACGTACGCCGGCCACTACGGCTTCGCGGACGGCTGGATCAACCCGGACACGGCCGTGCTCAGCTTCACCGGCATCGTGGTCGCGATCATCCTGATGGCGGTCCTGACGGCCATCAACTTCCTCGGCGTCAAGAAGCTCGCGGCCACCAACAGCGCGGCGACGTGGTGGAAGATCGCGATCCCGCTGCTCACGATCCTGGTGCTGGCGCTCGCCAACTTCGACACCAGCAACCTGACGGCGGCCAACGGCTTCAACCCCGAGGGACTCAAGGGCATCTTCGCCGCGGTCTCGACCGGCGGCATCATCTTCAGCTACCTCGGCTTCGAGCAGGCCGACCAGCTGGCGGGGGAGTCGGCCAACCCCAAGCGCGACGTCCCGTTCGCGATCATCGGCTCGGTCGTCTTCGGCACGATCCTCTACATCCTGCTCCAGCTCTGCTTCCTCTTCGCGCTCCCCAAGAGCGCGATCGGCGACACCTGGGACCAGGTCGGCGACGGCCTCTACACGACGTTCACCGGCCCGTTCGCCGAGATCGCGAGCCTGCTGAGCATCGGCTGGCTGGCCGCGATCATCTACGCCGACGCGATCATCAGTCCCGGTGGCACCGGCCTGATCTACACGACCGGCAGCTCGCGGCTGGCGTACGGCCTGTCCCGCAACGGCTACGTCCCCTCCGCCTTCGAGTGGACCAACAAGCGCAACGTGCCGTGGGTCGGGCTGCTCGCCGCCTTCGTCACCGGCTGCATCTGTTTCCTGCCGTTCCCGAGCTGGCAGTCGCTGGTCGGGCTGATCACGAGCGCCTCGGTCCTGATGTACGGCGGGGCGCCGCTCTCGCTGGGCGTCTTCCGGCGTCGGCTGCCGGACGCGGAGCGTCCCTACCGCCTGCCGGCGGCCGAGATCCTGTCGCCGCTGGCGTTCGTGATCGCCAACCTGATCATCCTGTGGACCGGCTGGGACACCGTGTGGAAGCTCGGCGTCTCGATCCTCATCGGCTACGCGATCCTGGTCGCCAACCGGGTCTTCAAGCTCAACGAGCACAAGCCGACGCTCGACTGGAAGGCCGCGTCCTGGCTGATCCCGTACCTCCTCGGCATGGGCGTGATCATCTACGTCAGCGACTTCGGCCCGAAGGGCGACGACGCGCTCATCGGCTTCGGCTGGGACATGTTCGTCGTCGCGGTCTGGAGCCTGGTCATCTACTACTGGGCGATGGCCGTCGGCCTGAGCACCGAGAAGATCGAGGAGATGATCGGCGAGGTCGAGGAGCCCGAGGAGGGCATGGAGCCCGTCGCGCACTGA
- a CDS encoding GNAT family N-acetyltransferase, protein MTTNEHGQQVGDEVPEWTARTPPGPVTLAGRYVRLEALAAEHAEPLFEALCGPDDAPLWTYRPTDPPTDVAGMARVVAETAASPDTVTLAIVPLDTGRAAGMATYYRVDPQHGTIEVAGVIYARSLQRTRAATEAIHLMACHAFEELGYRRFEWKCDSLNEPSARAARRLGFTYEGRFRHHMVIKGRNRDTDWFSITDTEWPAVRGRNERWLDPANFEDDGTQRTRLSALVADAPA, encoded by the coding sequence ATGACGACGAACGAGCACGGGCAGCAGGTCGGCGACGAGGTGCCGGAGTGGACCGCGCGGACGCCGCCGGGCCCGGTGACCCTGGCGGGCCGCTACGTGCGGCTGGAGGCGCTCGCCGCGGAGCACGCCGAGCCGCTGTTCGAGGCGCTCTGCGGTCCGGACGACGCCCCGCTGTGGACCTACCGTCCCACGGACCCGCCGACGGACGTCGCCGGTATGGCCCGGGTGGTCGCGGAGACGGCCGCGTCGCCGGACACCGTGACCCTGGCGATCGTCCCGCTCGACACGGGACGTGCCGCCGGGATGGCGACGTACTACCGCGTCGACCCCCAGCACGGCACGATCGAGGTGGCCGGCGTGATCTACGCGCGGTCCCTGCAGCGCACCCGGGCCGCGACCGAGGCGATCCACCTGATGGCCTGCCACGCGTTCGAAGAGCTCGGCTACCGGCGCTTCGAGTGGAAGTGCGACAGCCTCAACGAGCCGTCCGCGCGAGCGGCCCGGCGCCTCGGCTTCACCTACGAGGGCCGCTTCCGGCACCACATGGTGATCAAGGGACGCAACCGCGACACCGACTGGTTCTCGATCACCGACACCGAGTGGCCGGCGGTGCGCGGCCGCAACGAGCGGTGGCTGGACCCGGCCAACTTCGAGGACGACGGCACCCAGCGGACCCGGTTGAGCGCGCTGGTCGCCGACGCCCCTGCCTGA
- a CDS encoding S8 family serine peptidase: MALAATTAATASPSLAAQDTRPAAKAPALHHGKLQPGAKAFTNPLTVADGRQSVLVELAGASGADVASRGGSVSALRAQVARAAEGALASARSADKRATQIFTISNALPGVGLKTTAAGVRALLANDDVVSVTRIATQSPSNANVASLVKAVDTWKYAGNTGKGVKVGIIDTGLDYTHADFGGVGTVEAYQAALASDTDPGWRAALPKKAKAKIIGGHDFVGDDYNADPTSASYQPVPKPDENPLDCNEHGTHVAGTAAGYGVGGNGKVFSGKYKKLNKSKLLKMDIGPGMAPEAQLYPLRVFGCDGSTDVTIAALDWALDPNGDGNFKDHLDIVNLSLGSDYGNEDSADNKVVDALARHGVLSVIAMGNAGDITDIGGEPGNATSSLAVASTVDALQQRDGIKVNAPSGVAGIAAGQMSVAYDWPNNGPTGQPVTGTVATIPGANADGCSPLSASDAAKVAGKVAWLEWDDNDATRRCGSVGRSANVKNAGAIGAVFTSGLNVFGAGITGDTQIPVFQLPKVGTDKLRPAAEAGTLNVTFDGALQATIKDVTPSISDTLSSFSSRGTHGSINSVKPDVAAPGDTVSSAGVGTGNKVLTISGTSMATPVTAGVAALVKAAHPKWSPLLVKAAVMNTAGHDVYTEPNHKGKRYAPARVGSGRIDARAASATKVLAYTKGKNNPVSASFGVVPVPVNGGKVTKTKKVKIKNVGKKTQTIKLAYQAVNTSPGAKYSVSPKSVTIKKGKAKTVKVTLTVDPKALRHTIDPTMATTQTNVYYDQDQARQYVTDASGRLLVKPGKKAALRVPVYAAPKPVSVTKATAGATGVDLAGAGVKQGSDSTAYTSLVSVLELGATSPKLPTCTDTVTTGCATTRTERAGDLQYVGAVRTGTGQDSLLTFGLSTYADWVDVGTVNVPFVDYDVDGDQTPDFETYIQPIADTDLLYAWTVDLASGDLVDLEPVNQLLGDTDTNVFDNNVVTMPVYLDALGVPTGNASTPITYTVGVFNAFSGSNTDSSTPVVYDAGRPKLEIDAPLYEDQGGTTVPVANTGITPAQALVLHLHGASGKRAEVVEIPAATP; this comes from the coding sequence TTGGCCCTGGCTGCCACCACCGCAGCCACGGCCAGTCCGTCCCTCGCCGCTCAGGACACGCGTCCTGCGGCGAAGGCGCCTGCTCTTCACCACGGCAAGCTCCAGCCCGGGGCCAAGGCCTTCACCAACCCGCTGACCGTCGCCGACGGTCGTCAGTCCGTCCTCGTGGAGCTCGCCGGTGCCAGTGGCGCCGACGTCGCCAGCCGCGGCGGCTCGGTCTCGGCCCTCCGGGCCCAGGTCGCGCGCGCTGCGGAGGGTGCGCTCGCCTCGGCCCGCTCGGCCGACAAGCGCGCGACGCAGATCTTCACGATCTCCAACGCCCTGCCGGGCGTCGGGCTGAAGACGACCGCCGCCGGTGTGCGGGCCCTGCTCGCCAACGACGACGTCGTCTCGGTGACCCGGATCGCGACGCAGTCGCCGTCCAACGCGAACGTCGCCTCGCTGGTCAAGGCCGTCGACACCTGGAAGTACGCCGGCAACACCGGCAAGGGCGTCAAGGTCGGGATCATCGACACCGGGCTCGACTACACGCACGCCGACTTCGGCGGCGTGGGCACGGTGGAGGCCTACCAGGCCGCGCTGGCCAGCGACACCGACCCGGGCTGGCGTGCCGCGCTGCCGAAGAAGGCCAAGGCCAAGATCATCGGCGGCCACGACTTCGTCGGCGACGACTACAACGCCGACCCGACGTCGGCGTCCTACCAGCCCGTCCCGAAGCCGGACGAGAACCCCCTCGACTGCAACGAGCACGGCACCCACGTCGCGGGCACCGCGGCCGGGTACGGCGTGGGCGGCAACGGCAAGGTCTTCAGCGGCAAGTACAAGAAGCTCAACAAGAGCAAGCTGCTCAAGATGGACATCGGCCCGGGCATGGCGCCCGAGGCCCAGCTCTACCCGCTGCGCGTCTTCGGCTGCGACGGCTCCACCGACGTCACGATCGCCGCCCTCGACTGGGCGCTCGACCCGAACGGCGACGGCAACTTCAAGGACCACCTCGACATCGTCAACCTGTCCCTGGGCAGCGACTACGGCAACGAGGACAGCGCCGACAACAAGGTCGTCGACGCCCTCGCCCGCCACGGCGTGCTCTCGGTCATCGCGATGGGCAACGCGGGCGACATCACCGACATCGGTGGCGAGCCCGGCAACGCGACCAGCTCCCTGGCCGTGGCGAGCACCGTCGACGCGCTCCAGCAGCGCGACGGCATCAAGGTGAACGCCCCGTCCGGCGTCGCCGGCATCGCCGCCGGCCAGATGTCGGTCGCCTACGACTGGCCGAACAACGGCCCGACCGGCCAGCCGGTCACCGGCACCGTCGCGACCATCCCCGGCGCCAACGCCGACGGCTGCTCGCCGCTGTCGGCCTCCGACGCCGCCAAGGTCGCCGGCAAGGTCGCCTGGCTCGAGTGGGACGACAACGACGCCACGCGTCGCTGCGGCTCCGTCGGCCGCTCGGCCAACGTCAAGAACGCCGGTGCCATCGGTGCCGTCTTCACCTCGGGCCTGAACGTCTTCGGCGCCGGCATCACCGGCGACACGCAGATCCCGGTCTTCCAGCTCCCCAAGGTCGGCACGGACAAGCTCCGTCCCGCCGCCGAGGCCGGCACCCTGAACGTCACCTTCGACGGCGCCCTCCAGGCGACGATCAAGGACGTCACGCCGTCCATCTCGGACACGCTGTCGAGCTTCAGCTCGCGCGGCACCCACGGCTCCATCAACTCCGTGAAGCCCGACGTCGCCGCTCCCGGTGACACGGTCAGCTCCGCGGGCGTGGGCACGGGCAACAAGGTCCTCACGATCTCGGGCACCTCGATGGCCACCCCGGTCACCGCCGGTGTCGCCGCGCTCGTCAAGGCCGCCCACCCCAAGTGGTCGCCGCTCCTCGTCAAGGCCGCCGTCATGAACACCGCCGGCCACGACGTCTACACCGAGCCCAACCACAAGGGAAAGCGCTACGCGCCGGCCCGGGTCGGCTCCGGCCGCATCGACGCGCGCGCCGCGTCCGCGACCAAGGTCCTCGCCTACACCAAGGGCAAGAACAACCCGGTCTCCGCGAGCTTCGGCGTCGTCCCGGTGCCCGTCAACGGTGGCAAGGTGACCAAGACCAAGAAGGTCAAGATCAAGAACGTCGGCAAGAAGACGCAGACGATCAAGCTGGCCTACCAGGCCGTCAACACCTCCCCCGGCGCGAAGTACTCCGTCTCGCCGAAGTCGGTGACGATCAAGAAGGGCAAGGCCAAGACCGTCAAGGTCACGCTCACGGTCGACCCCAAGGCGCTGCGCCACACCATCGACCCCACGATGGCCACCACGCAGACCAACGTCTACTACGACCAGGACCAGGCGCGTCAGTACGTCACCGACGCGTCCGGCCGCCTGCTGGTCAAGCCCGGCAAGAAGGCCGCGCTGCGCGTGCCCGTCTACGCCGCTCCGAAGCCCGTCTCCGTCACCAAGGCGACCGCCGGCGCGACCGGCGTCGACCTCGCGGGCGCGGGCGTCAAGCAGGGCTCCGACTCCACGGCGTACACCTCGCTGGTCTCGGTCCTCGAGCTCGGGGCCACCAGCCCCAAGCTGCCGACCTGCACCGACACCGTCACGACCGGTTGCGCCACCACGCGCACCGAGCGCGCCGGTGACCTGCAGTACGTCGGGGCGGTCCGCACCGGCACCGGTCAGGACAGCCTGCTGACCTTCGGTCTGTCGACGTACGCCGACTGGGTGGACGTGGGCACGGTGAACGTGCCGTTCGTCGACTACGACGTCGACGGCGACCAGACGCCGGACTTCGAGACCTACATCCAGCCGATCGCGGACACCGACCTGCTGTACGCCTGGACGGTCGACCTCGCGTCGGGCGACCTGGTGGACCTCGAGCCGGTGAACCAGCTGCTGGGTGACACGGACACCAACGTCTTCGACAACAACGTCGTGACGATGCCCGTGTACCTCGACGCCCTGGGTGTGCCCACGGGCAACGCCAGCACGCCGATCACCTACACCGTGGGCGTGTTCAACGCGTTCAGCGGCAGCAACACCGACAGCTCGACCCCCGTCGTCTACGACGCCGGCCGGCCGAAGCTGGAGATCGACGCGCCGCTGTACGAGGACCAGGGCGGCACGACCGTTCCGGTCGCCAACACCGGCATCACGCCCGCCCAGGCGCTGGTGCTGCACCTCCACGGTGCCTCGGGCAAGCGTGCCGAGGTCGTCGAGATCCCGGCCGCCACGCCGTGA
- the ilvN gene encoding acetolactate synthase small subunit, which yields MSTHTLSVLVENKPGVLARIAGLFSRRGFNIDSLAVGPTEHPEVSRMTIVVSVDESPLEQVTKQLNKLVEVIKIVELDPTASVNRELMMVKIGATTETRGQVLDTVQLFRAKVVDVATDAVTVQITGNAAKLADFLRVVEPFGIRELVQSGMVAIGRGSRSVSERTLRPVPVPVPAPPARTA from the coding sequence ATGAGCACCCACACCCTCAGCGTCCTGGTCGAGAACAAGCCCGGTGTCCTCGCCCGGATCGCCGGCCTGTTCAGCCGCCGCGGCTTCAACATCGACTCGCTCGCCGTGGGACCGACCGAGCACCCCGAGGTCTCCCGCATGACCATCGTGGTCAGCGTCGACGAGTCCCCGCTCGAGCAGGTCACCAAGCAGCTCAACAAGCTGGTCGAGGTGATCAAGATCGTCGAGCTCGACCCGACGGCCTCGGTCAACCGCGAGCTGATGATGGTCAAGATCGGCGCCACCACCGAGACCCGGGGCCAGGTGCTCGACACCGTCCAGCTCTTCCGCGCCAAGGTCGTCGACGTGGCGACCGACGCGGTCACCGTCCAGATCACCGGCAACGCCGCCAAGCTGGCCGACTTCCTGCGCGTCGTGGAGCCCTTCGGGATCCGCGAGCTCGTGCAGTCCGGCATGGTCGCGATCGGCCGGGGCTCCCGGTCGGTCAGCGAGCGCACGCTCCGGCCCGTGCCCGTGCCCGTCCCGGCGCCACCGGCCCGCACGGCCTGA